From Pectobacterium carotovorum, one genomic window encodes:
- the nlpI gene encoding lipoprotein NlpI, translating into MKPFLRWCYVATALMLAGCSNTDWRKDAVLAIPLQPTLQQEVILARMEQILASRALTDDERAQLLYERGVLYDSLGLRALARNDFSQALTIRPDIPEVFNYLGIYLTQAGNFDAAYEAFDSVLELDPTYNYARLNRGIALYYGGRYLLAQDDLLAFYRDDPNDPFRSLWLYLVEREINPETAKIALKKRYDDAKKGPWGWNIVEFYLGGISEKTLMQRLQEEATDNTSLAEHLSETDFYLGKHYLSLGDKNTALALFKLTVANNVHNFVEHRYALLELALLGQEQDDLSGSDQQ; encoded by the coding sequence ATGAAGCCTTTCTTGCGCTGGTGTTATGTTGCAACAGCACTCATGCTGGCAGGATGCAGCAACACGGATTGGCGTAAAGACGCAGTATTGGCGATTCCGTTACAGCCTACTTTACAGCAGGAAGTGATCCTGGCACGCATGGAACAAATCCTTGCAAGCCGGGCATTAACCGATGATGAGCGAGCACAGCTATTATATGAGCGCGGAGTGCTGTATGATAGTCTCGGGTTACGGGCATTGGCGCGGAATGATTTTTCACAAGCGCTGACGATCCGCCCTGATATTCCAGAAGTTTTTAACTATTTGGGTATCTATTTAACGCAGGCAGGCAATTTTGATGCTGCCTATGAAGCGTTTGATTCTGTACTAGAGCTTGATCCAACTTACAATTACGCGCGTTTAAACCGGGGCATCGCTTTGTATTACGGCGGCCGCTACCTGTTAGCGCAGGATGATCTGCTGGCGTTTTATCGAGACGATCCGAATGATCCTTTCCGTTCGTTGTGGCTGTATCTTGTGGAGCGAGAAATCAATCCAGAGACGGCCAAAATTGCGTTGAAAAAACGCTATGACGACGCCAAGAAAGGGCCTTGGGGATGGAATATTGTCGAATTCTACCTGGGCGGTATCAGTGAAAAAACACTGATGCAGCGTTTACAGGAAGAAGCTACGGATAACACTTCGCTCGCTGAGCATCTCAGTGAAACTGACTTCTATTTAGGTAAGCACTACCTAAGTCTGGGGGACAAGAACACCGCCTTGGCGCTGTTCAAGCTGACGGTTGCCAACAACGTCCATAACTTTGTTGAGCACCGCTATGCATTGTTGGAATTGGCGCTATTAGGCCAAGAGCAAGACGACCTATCAGGATCGGACCAGCAATAG
- the yrbN gene encoding protein YrbN produces MTENFHDELCRLAAMCNEARVHD; encoded by the coding sequence ATGACTGAAAATTTTCACGACGAGTTATGTAGACTGGCCGCCATGTGTAATGAGGCACGTGTACATGACTGA
- a CDS encoding DEAD/DEAH family ATP-dependent RNA helicase: MTDLVTSFADLGLNTSILNALTDLGYEKPSPIQAECIPHLLNGRDVLGMAQTGSGKTAAFSLPLLNNLKPELKAPQILVLAPTRELAVQVAEACNDFSKHMHGVNVVALYGGQRYDVQLRALRQGAQIVVGTPGRLLDHLKRGTLDLSNLSGLVLDEADEMLRMGFIEDVENIMAQIPAEHQTALFSATMPEAIRRITRRFMKDPQEVRIQSSITTRPDISQSYWTVQGMRKNEALVRFLEAEDFDAAIIFVRTKNATLEVAEALERSGYNSAALNGDMNQALREQTLERLKDGRLDILIATDVAARGLDVERISLVVNYDIPMDAESYVHRIGRTGRAGRAGRALLFVENRERRLLRNVERTMKLTIPEVELPNAELLGQRRLAKFAAKVQQQLESSDLDMYRALLTKLQPQEELDIETLAAALLKMAQGERPLILPPDPVFRPRREFRDRDDSRSDSRGDRRRDPRDSRDSRDGDRPQRRERRDAGEMELYRIEVGRDDGVEVRHIVGAIANEGDISSRYIGNIKLFASHSTIELPKGMPGDLLSHFTRTRILNKPMNMQLLGDAQPHERRGGGRPGGERRDGAAPRRSFGGGERREGNGGERRERSFNRDNRDGASRAPRRRPADA, encoded by the coding sequence ATGACTGATTTAGTAACTTCTTTTGCCGATTTGGGGTTGAACACCTCTATCCTTAATGCCCTGACTGATTTGGGCTATGAAAAACCGTCTCCGATTCAGGCGGAATGTATTCCTCACCTGCTGAACGGTCGCGATGTGCTGGGTATGGCACAGACCGGTAGCGGTAAAACAGCAGCGTTCTCTCTGCCATTACTGAACAACCTGAAACCTGAACTTAAAGCACCACAAATTTTGGTGCTGGCACCGACCCGTGAGCTGGCGGTGCAGGTAGCAGAGGCCTGCAATGATTTCTCCAAACATATGCACGGCGTGAACGTCGTCGCACTGTACGGCGGCCAACGCTATGACGTGCAACTGCGCGCGCTGCGTCAGGGTGCGCAGATTGTCGTGGGTACGCCGGGTCGTCTGCTGGATCACCTGAAACGCGGTACGCTGGATCTGTCCAACCTGAGTGGTCTGGTACTGGACGAAGCTGATGAAATGCTGCGTATGGGCTTCATCGAAGATGTTGAAAACATCATGGCGCAGATCCCTGCTGAACATCAGACTGCGCTGTTCTCTGCGACCATGCCAGAAGCGATTCGCCGCATTACGCGCCGCTTCATGAAAGATCCGCAGGAAGTTCGCATTCAATCCAGCATTACCACGCGTCCAGACATCAGCCAGAGCTACTGGACGGTGCAGGGTATGCGTAAAAATGAAGCGCTGGTACGCTTCCTGGAGGCGGAGGATTTTGATGCGGCGATTATTTTCGTTCGTACCAAGAATGCGACGCTGGAAGTGGCTGAAGCCCTGGAACGTAGCGGTTACAACAGTGCTGCGCTGAACGGTGACATGAACCAGGCGCTGCGTGAGCAAACGCTGGAGCGTCTGAAAGATGGCCGTCTTGATATCCTGATCGCGACCGACGTTGCGGCGCGTGGTCTGGACGTTGAGCGTATCAGCCTGGTAGTCAACTACGATATCCCGATGGATGCCGAGTCTTACGTTCACCGTATTGGCCGTACTGGTCGTGCGGGTCGTGCGGGCCGTGCTCTGCTGTTTGTTGAAAACCGTGAGCGTCGCCTGCTGCGCAACGTTGAGCGCACAATGAAGCTGACTATTCCTGAAGTGGAATTGCCAAATGCTGAATTGCTGGGTCAACGCCGTCTGGCCAAGTTTGCCGCTAAAGTACAGCAGCAGCTGGAAAGCAGCGATCTGGATATGTACCGCGCGCTGCTGACGAAGCTGCAACCGCAGGAAGAGCTGGATATCGAAACGCTGGCTGCTGCGCTGCTGAAAATGGCACAGGGCGAACGTCCTCTGATTCTGCCACCGGATCCTGTGTTCCGTCCTCGTCGCGAATTCCGCGATCGTGATGATTCCCGTAGTGATTCACGTGGCGATCGTCGCCGCGATCCGCGCGATTCTCGTGACAGCCGTGACGGTGATCGTCCGCAACGTCGTGAGCGTCGTGATGCAGGTGAGATGGAGCTGTATCGCATCGAAGTGGGTCGTGATGATGGTGTTGAAGTTCGTCACATCGTTGGCGCGATTGCTAACGAAGGTGATATCAGCAGCCGCTATATCGGTAACATCAAGCTGTTCGCGTCTCACTCGACGATTGAACTGCCGAAAGGTATGCCGGGCGACCTGTTATCACACTTTACCCGCACGCGTATTCTGAACAAGCCGATGAACATGCAATTGCTGGGTGATGCTCAGCCGCATGAACGTCGTGGCGGTGGCCGTCCTGGTGGCGAACGCCGTGATGGCGCAGCGCCGCGTCGCTCTTTCGGCGGTGGTGAACGTCGTGAAGGTAACGGTGGTGAGCGTCGCGAGCGTTCTTTCAACCGTGATAACCGTGATGGTGCTTCACGCGCTCCACGTCGTCGTCCTGCTGACGCGTAA
- a CDS encoding luciferase-like monooxygenase, giving the protein MSTPSQSTVFSVLDLAPIPQGATARDAFHRSLDLAQHTEKWGYHRYWLAEHHSMTGIASAATSVLLGYLASGTERIRLGSGGVMLPNHSPLVIAEQFGTLESLYPGRIDLGLGRAPGTDQRTMMALRRHLNADIEDFPRDVQELQRYFADAQPGQPVQAVPGQGLHVPIWLLGSSLYSAQLAARLGLPFAFAAHFAPDMLLEAFRLYREHFIPSATHAKPYAMVCVNVVAAESDRDARFLFTSMQQQFINLRRGAPGPLPAPVENIDTVGSPAEQFGADQALRLSIVGDRTKVRHGLQSLLRETQADEVMINGQIFDHQARLQSFEIAMDVRQTL; this is encoded by the coding sequence ATGTCCACACCTTCTCAATCCACTGTGTTTTCCGTCCTCGATCTTGCGCCTATTCCGCAAGGTGCGACAGCGCGTGACGCCTTCCATCGCTCGCTGGATCTGGCGCAACATACAGAAAAATGGGGCTATCACCGCTATTGGCTGGCTGAACACCACAGCATGACCGGTATCGCCAGCGCAGCAACATCCGTGCTGCTCGGCTACCTTGCCTCGGGAACGGAACGCATCCGTCTCGGCTCTGGCGGCGTGATGCTGCCAAACCACTCACCGCTCGTCATCGCCGAGCAGTTCGGTACGCTGGAGTCGCTGTATCCCGGCCGTATCGATTTGGGATTAGGCCGCGCCCCCGGCACCGACCAGCGCACCATGATGGCGCTGCGCCGTCACCTCAATGCCGATATTGAAGATTTCCCACGCGATGTGCAGGAACTGCAACGCTATTTCGCCGATGCGCAGCCGGGCCAGCCGGTACAAGCCGTTCCGGGGCAAGGTTTACACGTTCCTATCTGGCTATTGGGCTCAAGCCTGTACAGCGCTCAGCTGGCCGCAAGATTGGGATTGCCTTTTGCCTTCGCCGCCCATTTCGCCCCCGATATGTTGCTGGAAGCGTTCCGCCTCTATCGCGAACACTTTATCCCTTCAGCCACGCACGCCAAACCTTACGCGATGGTCTGCGTGAATGTCGTCGCGGCAGAGAGCGATCGGGATGCACGTTTCCTCTTTACCTCGATGCAGCAACAGTTTATCAACCTGCGCCGTGGCGCACCGGGCCCGCTGCCCGCTCCGGTAGAAAACATCGACACGGTCGGATCACCTGCTGAGCAGTTTGGCGCGGATCAAGCATTACGACTGTCGATTGTTGGCGATCGCACCAAGGTACGGCATGGATTACAGAGCCTTTTGCGAGAAACACAGGCGGATGAAGTGATGATCAATGGCCAAATATTTGACCATCAGGCGCGTCTGCAATCGTTTGAGATCGCGATGGATGTACGGCAAACGCTGTAG
- a CDS encoding U32 family peptidase, which translates to MKYALGNILYYWPKEDVEAFYQAAVNSSADIIYLGETVCSKRRLMKVADWFNVAREIASSGKQVVISTLALLQAPSELTELKRYVENGEFLLEANDLGAVNIAAERHLPFVAGHALNCYNAYTLRVLHKQGMVRWCMPVELSRDWLQNLLNQCDELGFRHQFEVEVLSYGHLPLAYSARCFTARSEDRPKDECETCCLSYPQGRKMLSQENQQVFVLNGIQTQSGYCYNLGNELTSMRDLVDIVRLSPNDIGTLAMLDKFRANEQGSAPLALENQADCNGYWRRVAGLELVQ; encoded by the coding sequence ATGAAATACGCATTAGGGAATATCCTCTACTATTGGCCGAAAGAGGATGTCGAGGCGTTTTATCAGGCCGCGGTGAACAGCAGCGCCGATATCATTTATCTCGGCGAAACGGTGTGCAGCAAGCGCCGTCTGATGAAGGTGGCGGACTGGTTCAACGTGGCCCGTGAAATCGCCAGCAGCGGCAAGCAGGTGGTGATCTCGACGCTCGCGCTCTTGCAGGCTCCGTCTGAACTCACGGAACTGAAGCGCTATGTGGAAAACGGTGAGTTCTTGCTGGAAGCAAACGATCTGGGTGCAGTTAACATCGCCGCTGAACGCCATTTGCCGTTTGTCGCCGGACACGCGCTCAATTGCTACAACGCTTACACCCTGCGAGTCCTGCACAAACAAGGCATGGTGCGCTGGTGCATGCCGGTCGAGCTTTCCCGTGACTGGCTGCAAAACCTGCTGAATCAGTGTGACGAGCTTGGCTTTCGCCATCAGTTTGAAGTGGAAGTACTCAGCTACGGCCATTTGCCGCTAGCCTATTCCGCCCGCTGCTTCACCGCGCGTTCAGAAGATCGGCCAAAAGACGAATGTGAAACCTGCTGCCTTAGCTACCCACAGGGCAGAAAAATGCTGTCGCAGGAGAACCAGCAAGTCTTTGTCCTGAATGGCATCCAGACGCAAAGCGGCTATTGCTACAACCTCGGCAACGAGCTGACATCTATGCGAGATCTGGTCGATATTGTCCGGCTGTCGCCAAACGATATCGGCACGCTAGCGATGCTGGATAAATTCCGCGCCAACGAACAAGGCTCGGCACCGCTAGCCCTGGAAAATCAGGCCGATTGTAACGGCTACTGGCGCCGCGTAGCCGGCCTTGAACTCGTTCAGTAA
- the ubiU gene encoding ubiquinone anaerobic biosynthesis protein UbiU, protein MELLCPAGNLPALKAAIDNGADAVYIGLKDDTNARHFAGLNFTDKKLQEAREYVHRHRRKLHIAINTFAHPDGYQRWQRAVDMAAQIGADVLILADLAMLEYAAERYPHIERHVSVQASATNTEAIRFYHRHFDVSRIVLPRVLSIHQVKQIARTSPVPLEVFAFGSLCIMAEGRCYLSSYLTGESPNTVGACSPARFVRWQQTENGMESRLNNILIDRYQDDENAGYPTLCKGRYLVDGQRYHALEEPTSLNTLELLPELMAANIASVKIEGRQRSPAYVSQITQVWRQAIDRCRANPETFVPTQAWMDALGAVAEGTQTTLGAYHRKWQ, encoded by the coding sequence ATGGAACTGCTTTGCCCCGCCGGTAACCTGCCGGCACTGAAAGCTGCCATCGATAATGGCGCAGATGCGGTCTATATCGGCCTGAAGGACGACACCAACGCACGTCATTTTGCCGGGCTGAATTTCACCGATAAGAAACTACAGGAAGCGCGCGAATACGTGCACCGCCACCGGCGTAAGCTGCATATCGCCATCAATACGTTTGCTCATCCGGACGGCTATCAGCGCTGGCAGCGAGCCGTGGATATGGCAGCACAAATCGGAGCCGACGTACTGATCCTCGCCGATCTCGCCATGCTGGAGTATGCCGCCGAGCGCTATCCCCACATCGAGCGTCATGTGTCGGTTCAGGCTTCCGCGACAAACACCGAAGCAATCCGTTTTTATCATCGTCATTTTGATGTCTCACGTATTGTGCTGCCACGCGTGCTATCCATCCATCAGGTGAAGCAAATCGCCCGCACCAGCCCGGTACCGCTCGAAGTGTTCGCCTTCGGTAGCCTGTGCATCATGGCAGAAGGCCGCTGCTATCTCTCTTCTTATCTGACCGGTGAATCACCGAATACCGTGGGTGCTTGCTCGCCAGCGCGATTTGTACGCTGGCAGCAGACGGAAAACGGTATGGAATCGCGCCTGAACAATATTCTGATCGACCGCTATCAGGACGATGAAAACGCCGGTTATCCCACACTGTGTAAAGGCCGCTATTTAGTCGATGGGCAGCGCTACCATGCGCTGGAAGAGCCAACCAGCCTGAACACGCTGGAGCTGCTGCCTGAGTTGATGGCCGCCAATATTGCCTCCGTGAAGATAGAAGGTCGCCAGCGCAGCCCAGCCTACGTCAGCCAGATCACACAGGTGTGGCGACAGGCTATCGATCGTTGCCGTGCCAATCCTGAGACATTCGTTCCCACTCAGGCTTGGATGGACGCGTTGGGTGCTGTGGCTGAAGGCACGCAGACCACGCTCGGCGCTTATCACCGTAAATGGCAGTAG
- the ubiT gene encoding ubiquinone anaerobic biosynthesis accessory factor UbiT → MLEKLRAQIVRQGPSLLGKPLKFTPFALQRQVLEQMLGWQFRQALEEGDLAFLESRWLKIEVRDVGLQWFMTLRDGRLVVSHDETPDVSFSADANDLILIAARKEDPDTLFFQRRLRIEGDTELGLYVKNLMDAIELEAMPAPLRIGLLQLANFVEAGLQEGAVQPANHAPVSC, encoded by the coding sequence GTGTTGGAAAAACTACGAGCGCAGATTGTGCGTCAGGGGCCGAGCTTATTAGGTAAGCCACTCAAGTTCACCCCCTTTGCGCTACAGCGTCAGGTTTTGGAACAGATGTTGGGCTGGCAGTTCCGTCAGGCGCTGGAAGAGGGCGATCTGGCATTTCTCGAAAGCCGCTGGCTGAAAATTGAGGTGCGTGATGTTGGCCTGCAATGGTTTATGACGCTGCGCGATGGCCGTCTGGTGGTGAGCCATGACGAGACGCCGGATGTCAGCTTCAGCGCGGATGCGAACGATCTGATTTTGATCGCCGCGCGTAAAGAAGATCCCGATACGCTCTTTTTCCAGCGTCGTCTGCGTATTGAGGGCGATACCGAGTTAGGTTTGTATGTGAAGAACCTGATGGATGCCATTGAGCTTGAAGCCATGCCTGCGCCGCTGCGCATTGGCCTGCTGCAACTGGCAAACTTTGTGGAAGCCGGCTTACAGGAGGGCGCAGTGCAACCAGCGAATCACGCGCCAGTATCATGCTAG
- a CDS encoding N-acetyltransferase, with product MLVRVEIPVDAAGIDSLLRRAFPTGAEADLVHQLREDGLLTLGVVATDDEGGVVGYAAFSPVLIEGEDRQWVALAPLAVEENLRRQGVGEKLVYEGLDALNEFSYTAVVVLGEPAYYSRFGFVPATEHQLHCRWPDSESTFQVYPLADNQVAGENSSEGESGFEQATGLVEYAEPFNRFL from the coding sequence ATGCTAGTTCGGGTGGAAATTCCCGTTGATGCCGCCGGGATCGACAGCTTATTGCGCCGCGCTTTTCCTACGGGTGCAGAAGCCGATCTGGTGCATCAACTGCGTGAAGACGGCTTATTGACGCTCGGCGTCGTAGCGACCGACGATGAAGGCGGCGTGGTGGGCTACGCGGCATTCAGCCCGGTGCTGATCGAAGGTGAGGATCGGCAGTGGGTGGCGCTGGCGCCGTTGGCGGTAGAGGAAAATCTGCGCCGGCAGGGCGTGGGGGAAAAACTGGTCTACGAAGGCCTGGATGCGCTGAATGAATTTAGCTATACCGCCGTCGTTGTGCTGGGTGAGCCTGCTTACTATTCCCGCTTTGGTTTCGTTCCGGCTACCGAGCACCAGTTGCATTGCCGCTGGCCGGACAGTGAATCGACGTTTCAGGTCTACCCGCTGGCGGACAATCAGGTTGCTGGTGAAAATTCATCTGAAGGCGAAAGCGGATTTGAACAGGCGACCGGTCTGGTGGAATACGCCGAACCGTTTAACCGTTTTCTCTAA
- a CDS encoding GIY-YIG nuclease family protein: MTEHIEHPQWYLYILRTVTGALYTGITTDVSRRLNQHQTGKGAKALRGKGELTLVFHCLAGDRSNALKLEYRIKQLSKSQKERLVQDQPQALCISDTMY; the protein is encoded by the coding sequence ATGACTGAACACATCGAACATCCCCAGTGGTATCTGTACATACTGCGCACAGTCACCGGAGCGCTGTACACGGGTATTACGACGGATGTCAGCCGCCGCCTGAATCAACATCAAACGGGAAAAGGGGCGAAAGCGCTGCGGGGGAAAGGGGAACTGACGCTAGTGTTTCACTGTCTGGCGGGCGATCGCTCAAACGCACTCAAACTGGAATATCGCATTAAGCAGTTGAGTAAAAGCCAAAAAGAAAGGCTGGTACAAGACCAGCCTCAGGCACTATGTATTTCAGACACGATGTATTGA
- a CDS encoding amidohydrolase, translating into MTLKRYIPPALAVAFSSCFLSLGYAAELAEKDRETIVNAVANYSGQMTTVAQQIWSKPELGYLETNTSQLLQDELKASGFSVEAGVAGIPTAFVATAGKSGGPVIGILAEMDALPGFSQAATPERSPVAGIEAGHACGHHLFGAGSVGAAIALKQWLEATGKPGQIRVYGTPAEEGGSGKVYMTRAGLFKDVDVMLHWHPGDENSASQDYSLANVNGKFRFYGRSAHAAMAPEKGRSALDGVEALNFMVNAMREHVPQETRIHYVITDGGKAPNVVPDFAEVYYYVRHPDPAVVASVTDRIRKAAEGAALGTETRYEFEILGGVYSLLPNNVLGKVMDDSLRSVGGPQWDKADTDFATALQKTLDQAKLPPLSSAGQIAPYHFGETGYASTDVGDVSWVVPTVGLGTATWVPGVPAHSWQAVASGGMAIGYKGMDVAAKTLAVTGAKLLSDPALIQQAKDEFDKSRGENFHYKPLLGDRAPALDYRKPSTGK; encoded by the coding sequence ATGACACTGAAACGATATATACCCCCCGCTCTGGCCGTGGCGTTCTCTTCTTGCTTCCTTTCACTGGGTTATGCCGCTGAACTGGCTGAGAAAGATCGGGAAACGATTGTGAACGCCGTCGCGAATTATTCGGGCCAGATGACGACTGTTGCTCAGCAGATATGGTCAAAGCCCGAACTGGGTTATTTGGAAACCAACACGTCCCAACTACTACAGGATGAGCTAAAAGCTTCCGGGTTCAGCGTTGAAGCGGGCGTCGCAGGCATCCCAACCGCGTTTGTGGCGACGGCGGGGAAATCCGGCGGGCCGGTTATTGGTATTCTGGCCGAGATGGATGCGCTGCCGGGTTTCTCTCAGGCCGCGACGCCGGAACGCTCTCCGGTTGCGGGTATTGAGGCTGGACATGCCTGCGGGCATCACCTGTTTGGCGCGGGATCGGTGGGTGCGGCAATTGCGCTGAAACAGTGGCTGGAGGCGACGGGAAAACCGGGGCAAATCCGAGTTTACGGCACGCCGGCTGAAGAAGGTGGTTCCGGTAAAGTGTATATGACGCGAGCGGGGCTGTTTAAGGATGTGGATGTGATGCTGCATTGGCATCCCGGTGATGAGAATTCTGCCTCGCAAGATTATTCGCTGGCGAACGTGAACGGTAAGTTCCGTTTCTATGGTCGCTCCGCGCATGCCGCGATGGCGCCAGAGAAAGGGCGCTCGGCGCTGGACGGCGTGGAGGCGCTGAATTTTATGGTGAATGCGATGCGGGAACATGTGCCGCAGGAAACGCGTATTCACTATGTGATTACCGATGGCGGCAAAGCGCCGAACGTGGTGCCGGATTTCGCCGAAGTCTATTACTACGTGCGTCATCCCGATCCGGCCGTGGTCGCCAGCGTGACCGATCGCATTCGCAAAGCGGCGGAAGGTGCCGCGTTGGGAACCGAAACGCGTTATGAGTTTGAAATTCTCGGCGGCGTGTACAGCCTGTTGCCGAACAACGTGTTGGGAAAAGTGATGGATGACAGCCTTAGAAGCGTTGGGGGGCCACAATGGGATAAGGCGGATACGGATTTTGCTACCGCGTTGCAGAAAACGTTAGATCAAGCCAAATTGCCGCCGCTTTCCAGTGCCGGTCAGATCGCGCCGTATCATTTTGGTGAAACGGGCTATGCGTCGACCGATGTGGGTGATGTCAGTTGGGTGGTGCCGACGGTCGGGTTGGGAACGGCGACCTGGGTCCCCGGCGTACCTGCACACAGCTGGCAGGCGGTGGCATCCGGCGGCATGGCGATTGGCTATAAAGGCATGGACGTAGCGGCTAAAACGCTGGCTGTTACAGGGGCCAAGCTGCTGAGCGATCCCGCATTAATTCAACAGGCGAAAGACGAGTTTGATAAGAGCCGTGGCGAGAACTTCCACTATAAGCCGCTACTAGGCGATCGAGCGCCTGCGTTGGATTACCGCAAACCTTCCACAGGGAAATAA